A genomic region of Metopolophium dirhodum isolate CAU chromosome 1, ASM1992520v1, whole genome shotgun sequence contains the following coding sequences:
- the LOC132942708 gene encoding uncharacterized protein LOC132942708: MQSERAQKIRNVALIVWDEASMSLGLQLTVVDRLLRDVMVLELPFGGKTMLFTGDFRQILPVIRRGTRADIVMLSIKKNGLWSVMERFNLVQNMRADNDADFASWLLQLGNGQLPAVDGVADTVQISREMVCDVADLIDFVYPQKMSLANVEEFARRVVVCPTNEECRGVNGDVLQRVDDNPMTYNAVDTVMADGADGVANFPTEFFNGMELDGRPAAVPADVECGVHRNVAQKSRSEETTVQRYEVGGHRIADLQFQGENFGR, from the coding sequence ATGCAGTCCGAGCGAGCGCAGAAGATACGCAACGTGGCGCTCATCGTCTGGGACGAAGCCTCCATGTCACTGGGACTGCAACTGACGGTGGTGGACCGTCTGCTCAGGGACGTCATGGTATTGGAATTACCGTTCGGCGGTAAAACCATGCTGTTCACCGGCGACTTCAGACAGATATTGCCCGTGATCCGGAGAGGGACGAGAGCCGATATCGTCATGTTGTCGATCAAGAAAAACGGTCTTTGGAGCGTCATGGAGCGCTTCAATCTGGTCCAGAACATGCGCGCAGACAACGACGCGGACTTTGCGTCTTGGTTGCTTCAACTCGGCAACGGCCAACTGCCCGCGGTCGACGGCGTTGCGGACACCGTGCAAATCTCGCGGGAAATGGTATGCGACGTCGCTGATTTAATCGATTTCGTGTATCCGCAGAAAATGTCATTGGCCAACGTAGAAGAATTTGCTCGGAGAGTCGTCGTGTGTCCCACCAACGAAGAGTGCAGAGGTGTCAACGGGGACGTGCTGCAGCGCGTCGACGATAATCCGATGACCTACAACGCCGTCGACACCGTGATGGCGGACGGGGCTGACGGAGTGGCCAATTTCCCCACAGAGTTCTTCAACGGTATGGAACTGGACGGCCGGCCTGCCGCCGTTCCAGCTGACGTTGAATGTGGGGTGCATCGTAATGTTGCTCAGAAATCTCGATCCGAGGAGACGACTGTGCAACGGTACGAGGTTGGTGGTCACCGAATTGCGGACTTACAATTTCAAGGTGAGAATTTTGGGCGGTGA
- the LOC132942714 gene encoding uncharacterized protein LOC132942714: MAVSDADGLFLSVDIGEYGRNSDGRALKESEFGKALFNDQLSLPEPTYLPGEEDIFPYYFVADEAFLLTDHIMRPNPRRQLTNERRIYNYRISRGRKSVECAFGMMVSKFRLLETPIHCCVNNIDCIVQAVCVLHNFIRIHDGSFTQSVKPQIQSCYQEQLNQNQSKLNNQRPTNNAVNLRNRLCNFFSIHPLPWQEKYTV, translated from the coding sequence ATGGCTGTATCGGATGCAGATGGATTATTTTTATCAGTTGACATAGGTGAATATGGAAGGAATAGTGATGGAAGAGCATTAAAAGAAAGTGAATTTGGAAAAGCTTTATTTAATGATCAGCTAAGTCTGCCTGAGCCTACATATTTGCCAGGAGAAGAAGACatttttccttattattttgTGGCTGACGAAGCTTTTCTATTAACTGACCACATAATGAGACCAAATCCGCGCAGACAACTGACAAATGAAAGAAGAATTTACAATTATAGAATTTCAAGAGGTCGAAAATCAGTTGAGTGCGCTTTTGGTATGATGGTATCAAAATTTAGACTTTTGGAGACACCAATACATTGTTGTGTAAACAATATAGATTGTATCGTACAAGCTGTTtgtgtattacataattttatacgaaTTCATGATGGATCATTTACACAATCAGTTAAACCGCAAATTCAATCGTGTTACCAAGAGCAATTAAATCAAAACCAAAGTAAATTGAATAATCAGAGACCTACAAATAATGCAGTTAATTTAAGAAATCGTTTGTGtaactttttttcaattcatcCTTTACCATGGCAAGAAAAATACACTGTCTAA
- the LOC132942727 gene encoding zinc finger MYM-type protein 1-like, whose translation MALTRVKASGTCNRKEAKKKKEKLNEVIKKTNKINSMFKQREEHSENHGSLDNVDHNINEPPSVEAVVTSEEHDINYSEVLEIPGSDPAEWKINSCTIDYICKNGFSQNLDSSFSQSKRIYQSVRRGSFRNINRYVNKSFFETVLVNGKKCPRKYLVYSQSKGSVFCVPCYLFNNTSAFSKNGFSDWKRPKSIDKHENSLSHKTCVVKMKNRSSELNNVNEVLTFQLETEKIYWKNVLTRVCAVVKSLSSRGLPFRGDNENIGSLHNGNFLICLEMIAEFDPFLANHLANYGNPGKGYTSYLSHSTYEQFIKLMATKVQNQIVEEVINAQYFSIVIDSTPDIAHVDQLSFILRYVNNKGLPVERFLCFIENVGHKSQCMADTVFSLLKKYNIDIAYLRGQSYDNAKNMSGIYSGLQARIKEVSPLADFVPCSAHSLNLVGSCAASCLKSTLKNLSETRWSAREDACKAINQNWDSVKQSLCDISENINEKSITQNEARGLLRLMNRFEVTFMSLFWGDLLQRFNVVSKYLQSVNIDVCKVCDQYEALIKYVVNLRSDEMFQHYEVLAMKKCSENCYETIYKRKKKRTKHHDETASIIENEINLTGSLEFKVNTYLVICDSIIKELTSRKLAYDNVITKYSFFLRLTKIKPSEVRVSAEHLYSMYTKDLDVTFINECVHFQSYIQSMKNSPSTIIDMSSMLKIEGLEDIYPYVSIALHMFLCTPCSNCTAERSFSTLRRIKTYLRSTISKERLNSLAILNIESEITKQIKYEDIIDHFADIQSRKKL comes from the exons ATGGCGCTAACAAGAGTCAAAGCTAGTGGTACCTGCAATCGTAAGGAGGCAAAAAAAAAGAAGGAAAAACTTAatgaagttataaaaaaaacaaacaaaataaatagcatGTTTAAACAAAGAGAAGAGCATAGTGAGAACCATGGTAGCTTGGACAATGTTGATCACAATATAAA TGAGCCTCCCTCAGTTGAAGCTGTTGTTACAAGTGAAGAACATGATATTAATTACTCTGAAGTGTTAGAAATACCAGg GTCAGATCCAGCTGAATggaaaataaattcatgtaCTATTGATTACATATGTAAAAATGGATTTAGCCAAAATTTAGATTCTAGTTTTAGTCAATCCAAACGAATTTACCAGTCAGTTCGTAGAGGTTCATTCAGAAATATCAACCGCTatgtaaataaaagtttttttgaaACAGTTTTAGTCAATGGTAAGAAATGTCCAAGAAAATATCTAGTTTATTCACAATCTAAGGGTTCAGTTTTTTGTGTTCCttgctatttatttaataatacttctgcattttcaaaaaatggttTCTCGGATTGGAAAAGGCCAAAATCAATAGACAAACATGAAAATTCACTTTCACATAAAACATGTgtggtaaaaatgaaaaatagatCTTCTGAATTGAACAATGTTAATGAAGTGCTTACATTTCAATTagaaacagaaaaaatatattggaaaAATGTGCTCACAAGAGTTTGTGCAGTTGTCAAATCGTTATCTAGTCGAGGTTTACCTTTTAGAGGTGACAATGAGAATATTGGTTCGCTGCACAATGGAAATTTTTTGATATGCCTTGAAATGATCGCAGAATTTGATCCTTTTTTGGCTAATCATTTGGCAAACTATGGTAATCCTGGGAAAGGTTATACTTCTTACTTGTCTCATTCAACATATGAACAATTTATCAAGTTAATGGCGACTAAGGTTCAAAATCAAATAGTTGAAGAAGTCATTAATGCCCAATATTTCTCCATTGTTATAGATTCAACTCCAGATATTGCACATGTTGATCAACTATCTTTTATATTAAGGTATGTTAACAACAAAGGTTTACCTGTAGaaagatttttatgttttatagaaAATGTTGGACATAAATCTCAGTGCATGGCTGATACTGTATTTTctctcttaaaaaaatataatattgatattgcaTATTTGAGGGGTCAATCATATGACAACGCAAAGAATATGTCTGGTATTTACTCTGGTCTCCAGGCTAGAATTAAAGAAGTTTCTCCATTGGCTGACTTTGTACCATGTTCAGCCCATTCCCTCAATTTAGTAGGGTCATGTGCAGCAAGTTGCT TAAAATCTACATTGAAAAATCTTTCCGAAACAAGATGGTCCGCTCGGGAAGATGCATGTAAAGCTATAAACCAAAATTGGGATAGTGTTAAACAAAGTCTATGCGACATAtcagaaaatataaatgaaaaatctatCACTCAAAATGAAGCTCGTGGTTTACTTAGATTAATGAACCGTTTTGAAGTTACATTTATGTCACTATTTTGGGGTGATTTACTACAACGATTTAATGTGGTTAGTAAATATCTACAATCAGTCAATATTGATGTATGTAAAGTGTGTGATCAATATGAAgcattgataaaatatgttgtaaatcTCCGTTCTGATGAAATGTTTCAACATTATGAAGTACTAGCAATGAAAAAATGTTCTGAAAATTGTTACGAAACTATTtacaaacgtaaaaaaaaaaggacaaAACATCATGATGAAACAGCTAgtattattgaaaatgaaatCAATTTAACAGGTAGTTTGGAATTCAAAGTAAACACATATTTAGTGATTTGTGATTCTATAATAAAAGAATTAACAAGTCGAAAGTTAGCTTACGATAATGTCATAAcaaagtatagtttttttttaagactcaCAAAGATAAAACCATCAGAAGTACGTGTTTCAGCTGAACATTTGTACTCAATGTATACAAAAGATTTGGATGTAACATTTATTAACGAATGTGTTCATTTTCAAAGTTATATTCAAAGTATGAAAAATTCTCCATCAACTATAATTGATATGAGTTCTATGTTAAAAATAGAAGGTTTAGAAGACATTTACCCGTATGTGAGTATTGCTTTACACATGTTTTTATGTACTCCCTGTTCAAACTGTACCGCTGAACGGTCATTTTCAACTTTACGCCGAATAAAAACATACCTAAGGTCAACAATTTCTAAAGAGAGATTAAACTCACttgcaatattaaatattgaatcagaaataacaaaacaaattaaatatgagGATATTATAGATCATTTTGCTGATATtcaatcaagaaaaaaattgtaa
- the LOC132942737 gene encoding uncharacterized protein LOC132942737 — translation MSGLLDRLIKPIVLAEATQYYNSNANNTNSINEVDKVSVDNSFDNVLSSSVSTQASTQNISPGINEVDQVSVDNSFENVLPSSVSAETSPDDLPRKHFPFDKTSRHGHFNEQWYSRLLPDGSRVIRDWLSYSPTLDTVFCLPCMLFIGHNKHKAVTTWTKVGYSTWQNGRQNIMLHEISNIHVNASITLKTKKNSMPIIPALESSQKTNVALNRQIVFEEGWEEKNKGHFKDILLLMAPNSYALFSHINSIKSQGKLVCSFISWERQNQLISSISEFIGSTIRSDIKRSRMFSISIDSTFDAARKEQVSFIIRYVSHSSGNIFERLLAHKESPVTIGESLFDLFELVMDREGLDWKNKLVGQSYDGASNMSLEYKGLQARINAKNNSAIFVWYHAHRLNLVMANAVSSSLDAVDLFGNLESIYSFIWCSKKRAALFR, via the exons atgtctgGATTATTAGATCGATTAATCAAACCAATAGTTTTGGCCGAggcaacacaatattataatagtaatgctAATAATACTAACa gtATTAATGAAGTAGACAAAGTTTCTGTTGATAATTCATTTGACAATGTTTTATCTAGTTCGGTTTCCACTCAGGCTTCTACGCAGAACATTTCAccag GTATTAATGAAGTAGACCAAGTTTCTGTTGATAATTCATTTGAGAATGTTTTACCTAGTTCAGTTTCTGCAGAAACGTCACCag ATGACCTTCCTCGAAAACATTTTCCATTTGATAAAACTTCCCGACATGGCCATTTTAATGAACAGTGGTACTCTCGGTTACTTCCTGATGGTTCTAGAGTTATTAGGGATTGGTTATCATACTCACCTACACTAGACACAGTTTTTTGTTTGCCGTGTATGCTCTTTATTGGCCACAATAAGCATAAAGCTGTTACAACATGGACAAAAGTTGGATATTCTACATGGCAAAATGgtcgtcaaaatattatgctaCATGAAATAAGTAATATACATGTCAATGCTTCAATAACactaaaaacaaagaaaaattctATGCCAATCATTCCAGCACTAGAAAGTAGTCAAAAAACCAATGTTGCATTAAACAGACAAATTGTTTTTGA AGAAGGTTgggaagaaaaaaataaaggacattttaaggatattttattgttgatggCTCCAAATTCGTATGCATTATTTTCCCATATAAATTCTATTAAATCCCAAGGCAAACTTGTGTGCTCGTTTATAAGTTGGGAAAGACAAAATCAACTTATCAGTTCTATATCAGAATTTATCGGGTCAACCATAAGATCAGATATAAAGAGATCTCGAATGTTCAGTATTTCAATAGATTCAACCTTTGATGCTGCTAGAAAAGAGCAGGTATCATTTATAATAAGATATGTTAGTCATTCATCTGGGAACATTTTTGAACGTTTATTGGCTCATAAAGAATCTCCTGTTACAATTGGAGAATCGTTGTTTGATCTTTTTGAATTAGTCATGGATCGTGAAGGCCTTGATTGGAAAAACAAACTTGTTGGTCAGTCATACGACGGTGCTAGCAATATGAGTCTGGAATACAAGGGCCTACAAGCAAGAAttaatgcaaaaaataattcagcTATCTTTGTATGGTATCATGCTCACCGATTAAATTTGGTAATGGCCAATGCAGTTTCATCTAGTTTAGATGCTGTTGATTTATTTGGAAATCTAGAATCCATTTACTCTTTTATTTGGTGTAGTAAGAAAAGAGCTGCTTTATTCAGATGA